In Gimesia benthica, a single window of DNA contains:
- a CDS encoding sugar transferase: MSSVLANQSKTPVKGTIPPGELSDLVKGYLDVELWRSTGWLTRLHLEEPRVDVRCLTERTRLVKRLMDIIVSATMLVILSPLLLTLIVLVKLSSPGPAIFKQTRVGLNYRKKNRNDRRQEQVDLADLNLSRDRRVAGNDRRDERGYGMPFTLYKFRTMSVDAEKNGAQFAVKGDPRVTKLGRFMRKTRLDELPQLWNVLKGEMSLVGPRPERPEFIEGLNKEIPGYIDRLGLKPGLTGVAQIVNGYDNNVESFRRKVSLDLMYLQNCCIWNDIKILFKTIRVILTGSGAL; encoded by the coding sequence ATGAGTTCAGTGCTGGCAAATCAATCAAAAACTCCGGTCAAAGGTACGATCCCACCCGGAGAACTTTCGGATCTGGTGAAGGGCTATCTGGATGTGGAACTGTGGCGTTCCACGGGATGGCTGACCCGGCTGCATCTGGAAGAGCCGCGCGTGGATGTACGGTGTCTCACAGAGCGGACCCGACTGGTCAAGCGGTTGATGGATATCATCGTATCAGCGACGATGCTGGTGATCCTGTCGCCGTTACTGCTCACGCTGATCGTACTGGTCAAGCTCTCGTCACCCGGCCCCGCCATCTTCAAACAGACTCGCGTTGGTCTGAATTACCGGAAGAAAAATCGAAACGATCGACGTCAGGAACAGGTTGATCTGGCAGATCTGAACCTGTCCCGGGATCGTCGTGTTGCCGGCAATGACCGTCGCGATGAGCGCGGTTACGGAATGCCGTTCACGTTGTACAAGTTCCGTACGATGAGTGTGGATGCAGAAAAGAACGGCGCACAGTTCGCTGTTAAAGGAGATCCACGCGTGACGAAGCTGGGACGCTTCATGCGAAAGACGCGACTCGATGAACTGCCGCAACTCTGGAACGTACTCAAAGGCGAGATGTCACTGGTGGGGCCACGGCCGGAACGGCCAGAGTTCATCGAAGGCTTAAACAAAGAAATTCCAGGCTACATCGATCGGCTGGGGCTGAAGCCCGGGTTGACCGGAGTTGCTCAGATCGTCAACGGCTACGACAACAACGTGGAGAGCTTCCGCAGAAAGGTCTCTCTGGACCTGATGTATCTACAGAACTGCTGCATCTGGAATGACATTAAGATCCTCTTCAAGACGATCCGTGTGATTCTGACGGGGAGCGGGGCGCTGTAA
- the glgP gene encoding alpha-glucan family phosphorylase translates to MPSKKTVYEKLCDLAGNLWWSWQPDVTQIFHLIDPDRWADLNHNPVLLLEEYSPEQLEKKLSSLSLHSRVNVAYRRWREYMERSETWGSTNATILGHRCAAYFSAEFGIHESLHIYSGGLGVLAGDHLKSCSDLGLPLVAVGLFYGEGYFSQHIDKEGWQQESYTEAKTKNLPISPAYTPDGKPVMISVATRSGEIFAKVWRIDVGRIKLYLLDTDVPENSEEDRNLTARLYGGDQRTRIRQEIMLGIGGVRALAAIGISPSVIHMNEGHSAFAPLERIRGRMHEDGFSFDDALRDVAASCVFTTHTPVPAGHDRFDAGLVEEHVGPLGDQLGLDHHALMGLGRVDPQNEGETFCMTVLAFKLSRLANAVSNLHGVVSRRMWASLWPWRSEEEIPIGHITNGVHMPTWLAAPMRVIYDRVLPTKWYYRTGEASVWAGIEEITPGDLWETHQALKNRLIIYARDQLEIQARRRGTSEEEVGHLRNALNPDALLIGFARRFAPYKRADLVMKDMENFLKIIEDSERPVQFIFAGKAHPADERGKQIIQRIFKLTQEPPFRGKIVLLEDYDINLGRHLVQGVDVWLNNPRRPLEASGTSGQKVVLNGGLNCSILDGWWAEAFDGSNGFAIGEGRTHVNQEIQDDRDGVNLMRVLRDEVIPLYYDRNYDDLPLGWIHRMKRAIRTLGWRFNADRMVMDYAEKMYLPAAGGLSSQIKGDSSL, encoded by the coding sequence ATGCCAAGCAAGAAAACTGTGTATGAGAAGCTATGTGACCTGGCCGGTAACCTGTGGTGGAGTTGGCAGCCTGACGTTACTCAGATTTTTCATCTGATTGACCCGGATCGATGGGCGGATTTAAACCATAATCCGGTGCTGCTGCTGGAAGAATACAGCCCTGAACAACTGGAAAAGAAACTGAGCAGCCTGAGTCTGCACTCCCGCGTGAACGTGGCTTATCGTCGCTGGCGGGAGTATATGGAGCGTTCGGAGACCTGGGGGTCGACCAACGCGACCATTCTGGGGCACCGCTGTGCGGCTTATTTTTCCGCGGAATTCGGGATACATGAATCGCTGCATATCTATTCCGGCGGTCTGGGGGTGCTCGCGGGTGACCATCTGAAAAGCTGCTCTGACCTGGGACTTCCCCTGGTTGCCGTCGGTTTGTTCTACGGCGAAGGTTATTTTTCACAGCACATCGACAAAGAGGGCTGGCAGCAGGAATCGTACACGGAAGCCAAGACCAAAAATCTGCCGATCTCTCCCGCTTACACTCCTGATGGTAAACCGGTGATGATTTCCGTGGCGACCCGTTCGGGTGAGATTTTTGCGAAGGTCTGGCGAATTGACGTCGGTCGTATCAAGCTGTACCTGCTCGATACCGATGTGCCGGAAAACAGTGAAGAAGATCGAAACCTGACCGCGCGTCTGTATGGCGGCGATCAGCGGACGCGTATCCGTCAGGAAATCATGCTGGGCATCGGCGGTGTGCGGGCCCTGGCGGCGATTGGAATCAGTCCGAGTGTGATTCACATGAATGAAGGTCACTCCGCTTTTGCACCGCTGGAGCGGATCCGTGGTCGGATGCACGAAGATGGTTTCTCGTTCGACGACGCTCTGCGTGATGTGGCGGCATCTTGTGTCTTCACCACACATACCCCCGTACCAGCCGGACACGACCGGTTTGATGCAGGCCTGGTGGAAGAACATGTGGGACCGCTGGGAGATCAGCTAGGTCTCGACCATCATGCGTTGATGGGACTGGGACGCGTCGATCCACAGAATGAAGGTGAGACCTTCTGTATGACCGTGCTCGCATTCAAGCTAAGCCGACTGGCGAATGCGGTTTCGAACCTGCACGGAGTTGTGAGCCGCCGGATGTGGGCATCACTCTGGCCGTGGCGGAGTGAAGAAGAAATTCCCATCGGACATATCACCAACGGGGTGCACATGCCGACCTGGCTGGCAGCTCCCATGCGTGTGATTTACGACCGTGTCTTGCCGACCAAGTGGTACTATCGAACCGGTGAAGCCAGCGTCTGGGCGGGTATTGAAGAGATTACCCCCGGGGATTTGTGGGAGACACATCAGGCGTTGAAAAATCGTCTGATCATTTACGCCCGCGATCAGCTGGAAATCCAGGCACGGCGGCGTGGGACTTCGGAAGAAGAAGTTGGCCATCTGCGAAATGCACTGAACCCGGACGCGCTGCTGATCGGTTTTGCCCGTCGGTTCGCGCCTTATAAACGTGCGGACCTGGTGATGAAGGACATGGAAAACTTCCTGAAGATCATCGAAGATTCCGAGCGGCCCGTGCAGTTCATCTTTGCCGGTAAAGCACACCCGGCTGATGAGCGGGGTAAGCAGATTATTCAGCGGATCTTCAAGCTGACCCAGGAACCGCCGTTCCGTGGGAAGATCGTGCTGCTGGAAGATTATGACATCAACCTGGGACGTCACCTGGTACAGGGTGTTGACGTCTGGTTGAATAACCCGCGGCGTCCTCTGGAAGCATCGGGTACCAGTGGTCAGAAGGTGGTGTTGAACGGTGGCTTAAACTGTTCCATCCTGGATGGCTGGTGGGCGGAAGCCTTCGATGGCAGCAACGGTTTTGCGATCGGCGAAGGTCGGACACACGTCAATCAGGAGATTCAGGATGACCGCGATGGTGTGAACCTGATGCGGGTGCTGCGTGATGAAGTCATTCCGTTGTACTACGATCGAAACTACGATGACCTGCCTTTAGGCTGGATTCACCGCATGAAACGGGCGATCCGGACACTGGGCTGGCGGTTCAATGCGGACCGGATGGTGATGGACTATGCAGAGAAAATGTATCTGCCCGCCGCCGGTGGTCTGTCCAGCCAGATCAAGGGAGATTCCTCTCTGTAG
- a CDS encoding NAD(P)H-hydrate dehydratase: MNIQRISDLPSLPQRTTDSHKGTFGKVLIIAGSPGMTGAACLSGMAALRGGSGLVFIATPVSVQSIVASVNPCYLTIPLKMDSEDQLTPESRSNLLDQLSGFDAVAIGPGCGQRPWVRDLTLHLYEKLTEPLIVDADGLNSLAAADSPLPDPAGPRILTPHPGEFSRLTNVSIKEITANRETHALEFARQRKVILLLKGAGTIITDGSRIAVNPTGNAGMATGGTGDVLTGLTTSLAGQGLPPFDAAQLGAYLHGLAGDLAADDLTQPAMIAADLIDYLPDAWHEILANQTSE, translated from the coding sequence ATGAATATTCAGCGCATCTCAGACCTGCCTTCCCTTCCCCAACGCACGACCGACTCGCATAAAGGAACCTTCGGCAAAGTTCTGATCATCGCCGGCAGTCCCGGCATGACTGGCGCCGCCTGTCTGTCCGGCATGGCTGCGCTGCGGGGCGGCTCGGGGCTGGTCTTCATCGCGACTCCTGTTTCGGTTCAATCCATTGTGGCCTCAGTCAATCCCTGCTACCTCACTATTCCGCTCAAGATGGACTCCGAAGATCAGCTCACTCCCGAGTCCCGCTCAAATCTGCTCGACCAGTTGTCCGGTTTCGACGCCGTCGCCATCGGTCCCGGCTGTGGTCAACGTCCCTGGGTCCGCGATCTGACGCTGCACCTGTATGAGAAACTCACAGAACCATTAATTGTCGATGCCGACGGCTTGAACTCACTCGCCGCAGCAGACTCACCTCTCCCCGATCCGGCCGGCCCCCGAATTCTGACGCCACACCCCGGCGAATTTTCGCGACTCACCAACGTCAGTATCAAAGAGATTACTGCTAACCGGGAAACTCATGCGCTGGAATTCGCCCGGCAGCGCAAGGTCATCCTACTCCTCAAAGGCGCAGGCACCATCATCACCGATGGCTCCCGCATCGCCGTTAATCCAACCGGTAACGCAGGCATGGCGACCGGAGGCACAGGCGATGTCCTCACCGGATTGACCACATCCCTTGCCGGTCAGGGACTTCCCCCTTTTGACGCCGCCCAACTGGGAGCGTACCTGCACGGCCTCGCCGGTGACCTGGCTGCTGACGATCTGACGCAACCCGCCATGATCGCCGCTGACCTGATCGACTACCTCCCCGATGCCTGGCACGAAATCCTCGCCAATCAGACGAGTGAGTGA
- a CDS encoding C45 family autoproteolytic acyltransferase/hydolase: MLRNPRHLTGISFLLFLALICLSARPAAAQTIARCGDGWLEKVDGYLVLHLKGTHYEMGYQQGVLLKEHIRKNMYNLLNEKGDTTLVDFGLVKLKPRQAIETVIQIQKPYTPQKYVDEMQGLAAGAEIAYEDVRATNFIPEMFHCSGFSLANTATKDGTLYHGRVLDYACDWGLQDHAVLVVAEPKGGIPFVNVTYAGFIGSVTGMNMKSVSIGEMGGRGLGHWAGVPMAFLVREVLETAKDLDEAIAVFKDNYRTCEYYYVIADGKTNRSVGMATSWEKMQVIQPGEFHPLLPNPVKDAALLSAGDRYQELSKRVKNGYGNFTAESAIELMSRPVAMKSNLHNVLFEPKSTKLWVANASTDGQPAANQKYFSFQLSELLKRKPDANSPQYPMPVAQEVSQKTK, encoded by the coding sequence ATGCTTCGTAATCCGCGCCATTTAACAGGTATCAGTTTTCTTCTGTTTCTGGCCCTGATCTGTCTGTCAGCACGACCCGCTGCGGCTCAGACGATTGCCCGCTGTGGTGATGGCTGGCTGGAAAAAGTGGATGGCTACCTGGTGTTGCATCTCAAAGGGACGCATTACGAAATGGGTTACCAGCAGGGAGTTCTGCTGAAGGAGCACATCCGCAAGAACATGTATAACCTGTTGAATGAGAAGGGGGATACGACGCTTGTGGATTTCGGTCTGGTGAAACTTAAGCCCCGCCAGGCGATTGAAACGGTGATTCAGATCCAGAAACCATATACGCCTCAGAAGTATGTCGACGAAATGCAGGGGCTGGCAGCGGGGGCGGAAATCGCTTACGAGGATGTACGGGCGACGAACTTCATCCCGGAGATGTTCCACTGCAGCGGATTTTCACTGGCGAACACTGCGACGAAGGATGGCACCCTGTATCACGGTCGTGTGCTGGACTATGCGTGTGACTGGGGACTGCAGGATCATGCGGTGCTGGTCGTCGCAGAGCCGAAAGGAGGCATTCCATTTGTGAATGTGACCTATGCGGGATTCATCGGTTCGGTCACCGGAATGAATATGAAGTCAGTTTCGATTGGTGAGATGGGCGGCCGCGGACTCGGGCACTGGGCCGGAGTACCGATGGCGTTTCTGGTTCGTGAAGTTCTGGAGACAGCTAAAGATCTGGACGAAGCGATTGCGGTCTTCAAAGACAACTATCGCACGTGTGAATATTATTACGTGATCGCGGACGGCAAAACGAATCGCTCGGTCGGGATGGCGACCAGCTGGGAAAAGATGCAGGTGATTCAACCTGGCGAATTTCATCCGCTGCTGCCGAACCCCGTCAAAGATGCGGCACTGCTGTCTGCGGGAGACCGCTACCAGGAACTCTCGAAGCGGGTGAAGAATGGCTATGGCAATTTCACCGCTGAGTCTGCAATCGAGCTGATGAGCCGTCCGGTGGCGATGAAGTCGAACCTGCACAACGTTTTGTTTGAGCCGAAATCGACGAAGCTGTGGGTCGCGAATGCCAGCACCGACGGTCAGCCGGCTGCGAATCAGAAGTATTTCAGCTTCCAGTTATCGGAACTGCTGAAACGGAAGCCGGACGCGAATTCGCCCCAGTATCCGATGCCTGTGGCACAGGAAGTCTCGCAGAAGACAAAATAG
- a CDS encoding MMPL family transporter, protein MFRVLGNTVVRYWQVFLVFWILAVAGVSYVAPEWSSVVQNGEFAFMPADSPSLQGEKLFKRAFPDDLLASSIVLVVRREHGDQGLRPKDLKFIEDTLKPRLEEIAEEQGGFATERKDNNSQTLTSNISRIRTYTDKSIGDLLQSEDNKASLVIVELSTEFLDQSNAQTVESIENLIQNDEAFKQTIEPGLDISLSGIATVGRDMIRAANQSAEATELWTVLLVILLLIIIYRAPILALIPLFTVFVSVQIALSVLAILGDWGWVGLFSGIEVYVTVILYGAGVDYCLFLIARHREELEKECTFKEAISNSIATVGAALAASAGTTMCGIGMMVFAQFGKFQQAGVAMALSLSFVLMASLTLTPALLCLAGRFAYWPQSFNERVAISAGWLTPSSVMARLMQRNWAGSVWETVSQGLLKNPGKIWLTTFLVLFPFALISLACYGNLSYGLLSELPSEDPSVIGTKAVQGHYPAGATGPLTLLFENPDINFSDAEGRDAIEKLTASLLDQKDELGIADIRNMTKPFGIGAADEMEKARNLTGLKKIGALSRIKLIKNYYVSSEPELENHVTRMDLILEKDPFSHDSMKQLERVKTAVNKGLPDKLKGNTDLYYIGATASISDLKNVTDQDQARIDVLVLASVFIILVILLRRPAISAYLIVSVFFSYLVTLGITFAVFWALDPQNFAGLDWKVPMFLFTILIAVGEDYNIYLITRIDEEQKRLAPVEGVISALKSTGGIISSCGIIMAGTFSSLMAGTLVGMQQLGFALAFGVLLDTFIIRPIIVPAYLIMLYRGYFGSWGKYLGAAQFLETNPRPELDTSHTK, encoded by the coding sequence ATGTTTCGAGTTCTGGGTAACACCGTTGTCCGCTACTGGCAAGTCTTTCTTGTCTTCTGGATTCTGGCAGTCGCCGGTGTCTCTTACGTTGCGCCCGAGTGGTCCAGTGTTGTGCAAAACGGGGAATTTGCCTTCATGCCCGCCGACTCGCCCAGTCTGCAGGGTGAGAAACTCTTTAAACGCGCCTTTCCCGATGACCTGCTGGCCAGCAGCATCGTGCTCGTTGTCCGTCGCGAACATGGCGACCAGGGACTCCGCCCCAAAGACCTGAAATTCATTGAGGATACCCTCAAACCCCGGCTTGAAGAAATTGCGGAAGAACAGGGCGGTTTTGCAACCGAACGCAAAGACAACAACAGTCAGACCCTGACATCGAACATCTCCCGCATCCGCACTTATACCGATAAATCGATCGGCGACCTGCTGCAGAGTGAAGACAACAAAGCGTCGCTGGTCATCGTGGAACTCTCGACCGAATTTCTCGATCAGAGCAACGCGCAGACCGTCGAGAGTATCGAAAACCTGATTCAGAATGACGAAGCATTCAAACAGACGATCGAGCCCGGACTGGATATCTCGTTGAGCGGTATCGCCACCGTTGGACGCGATATGATCCGCGCTGCCAACCAGAGCGCCGAAGCCACCGAACTCTGGACCGTGTTGCTCGTGATCCTGCTCCTGATCATCATCTATCGCGCACCGATCCTGGCACTCATCCCGCTGTTTACCGTCTTTGTTTCCGTACAGATTGCCCTCTCCGTACTGGCGATCCTGGGAGACTGGGGCTGGGTCGGACTCTTCTCCGGCATTGAAGTTTACGTGACCGTCATCCTCTACGGGGCCGGCGTCGATTACTGTCTGTTCCTCATTGCCCGCCATCGCGAGGAACTCGAAAAAGAATGTACATTTAAAGAAGCGATTTCCAACTCGATCGCCACCGTCGGTGCGGCTCTCGCCGCCAGTGCAGGTACCACCATGTGCGGTATCGGCATGATGGTCTTCGCCCAGTTCGGTAAATTTCAGCAGGCCGGTGTCGCCATGGCCCTCAGCCTGTCCTTCGTTCTGATGGCCTCCCTGACCCTCACGCCTGCCCTGCTCTGCCTGGCGGGACGCTTCGCTTACTGGCCTCAAAGCTTCAATGAACGTGTCGCCATTTCCGCAGGCTGGCTCACCCCGTCCAGCGTCATGGCCCGCCTCATGCAGCGCAACTGGGCCGGCTCTGTCTGGGAAACGGTCTCGCAGGGACTGCTCAAGAACCCCGGTAAAATCTGGCTCACCACCTTCCTGGTCCTGTTCCCCTTCGCATTGATCAGCCTCGCCTGTTATGGCAACCTGAGCTACGGTCTGCTTTCGGAATTGCCCAGTGAAGACCCCAGCGTCATCGGCACCAAGGCCGTCCAGGGACACTATCCTGCCGGTGCCACCGGACCTTTGACCCTGCTGTTCGAGAATCCCGACATCAACTTCTCCGACGCGGAAGGCCGCGATGCCATCGAGAAACTCACCGCTTCCCTGCTCGACCAGAAAGACGAGCTCGGCATCGCTGACATCCGCAACATGACCAAGCCGTTCGGCATCGGTGCCGCCGACGAAATGGAGAAGGCCAGAAACCTCACCGGCCTCAAAAAGATTGGCGCCCTGAGCCGGATCAAGCTCATCAAAAATTATTACGTCAGTTCGGAACCCGAACTCGAAAATCATGTCACCCGCATGGACCTGATCCTCGAGAAAGATCCCTTCTCGCACGACAGCATGAAACAGCTCGAACGCGTGAAGACCGCCGTCAACAAAGGTCTGCCCGATAAACTCAAAGGAAACACCGACCTGTATTACATCGGTGCCACCGCCAGTATCAGCGACCTGAAAAATGTGACCGACCAGGACCAGGCCCGCATCGATGTCCTCGTGCTCGCCAGCGTCTTTATCATCCTGGTCATCCTGCTGAGACGACCTGCAATCTCCGCGTACCTCATCGTGAGTGTCTTCTTCAGTTACCTCGTCACACTCGGCATCACCTTCGCCGTCTTCTGGGCACTCGACCCGCAGAACTTTGCCGGCCTCGACTGGAAAGTGCCCATGTTCCTCTTCACGATCCTCATCGCGGTCGGCGAAGACTATAATATCTACCTCATCACCCGCATCGATGAAGAACAGAAACGCCTCGCCCCCGTTGAAGGCGTCATCTCCGCCCTCAAGAGTACCGGCGGAATCATCTCCAGTTGCGGGATCATCATGGCTGGAACCTTCTCCTCGCTGATGGCAGGTACCCTGGTCGGTATGCAGCAGCTGGGCTTCGCCCTCGCCTTCGGCGTTCTGCTCGATACTTTCATCATCCGCCCCATCATTGTTCCCGCTTACCTGATCATGCTCTATCGTGGCTACTTCGGCTCCTGGGGCAAGTACCTCGGCGCCGCCCAGTTCCTGGAAACCAATCCCCGCCCCGAACTCGATACCTCCCACACCAAATAA
- a CDS encoding DUF1559 domain-containing protein, giving the protein MTRSSNSRRGFTLIELLVVIAIIAILIALLLPAVQQAREAARRTQCRNNLKQIGLALHNYHSTFKQFPPSAIYRYPNIDNGGTQPLNYSWITMILPYFDQAPLYNQINFSVPLWPQTDNSGKRIASTLLPQLLCPSDPGYGGANKHNIAWTNYAGSEGYDWHRRPGHRLSGIFEILTPVGVRDVVDGTSNTIMVGEVSAHGYKDGAIRTSGTGTARRGNDGVFRASLLATNSNGDVNAGPLLDPEGTPRGGSPATATWWRSAPYAFQPTYLAAWGPNANWPGSGSVHEGGAFYLMADGAVRFISESIDTTPWPDTTSIGLSDPRSGGIWMALNTHNGGEVIGEF; this is encoded by the coding sequence ATGACTCGATCGAGCAATTCACGGCGTGGATTCACATTAATTGAACTTCTGGTAGTGATTGCAATCATTGCCATTTTAATTGCGTTGCTGCTACCGGCTGTCCAACAGGCCCGCGAAGCTGCCCGCAGAACTCAATGCCGAAACAACCTGAAACAAATTGGTCTCGCCTTACACAACTATCACAGCACGTTCAAACAGTTTCCACCTTCCGCCATCTATCGTTATCCAAACATCGACAACGGCGGAACACAGCCTCTGAACTATTCCTGGATCACAATGATTCTGCCTTATTTTGACCAGGCCCCCCTCTACAATCAGATCAATTTTTCTGTGCCCCTCTGGCCGCAGACTGATAACAGTGGAAAGCGGATCGCCTCCACGTTACTACCACAACTACTCTGTCCCAGCGATCCTGGCTATGGCGGTGCAAATAAACATAATATTGCCTGGACGAACTACGCCGGATCGGAAGGCTACGACTGGCATCGCAGACCCGGTCACCGTCTCAGTGGTATTTTTGAAATCCTGACTCCCGTAGGAGTACGTGACGTCGTCGATGGCACTTCCAATACCATTATGGTGGGCGAAGTCTCTGCACACGGTTACAAAGATGGAGCGATTCGCACAAGTGGGACGGGTACGGCACGACGGGGAAACGATGGCGTATTTCGAGCCTCGTTACTGGCAACCAACTCCAATGGAGATGTCAATGCAGGCCCCCTGCTTGACCCGGAAGGAACACCCCGTGGTGGAAGTCCTGCAACGGCGACATGGTGGAGATCAGCTCCCTACGCCTTCCAGCCCACCTACCTGGCTGCCTGGGGCCCCAACGCCAACTGGCCCGGCTCGGGAAGTGTCCACGAAGGCGGCGCGTTTTACCTGATGGCTGACGGAGCAGTGCGATTTATCTCGGAAAGTATCGACACGACACCCTGGCCCGATACCACTTCCATTGGCTTGAGTGATCCCAGGTCCGGTGGTATCTGGATGGCACTAAACACTCACAATGGCGGTGAAGTCATCGGAGAATTCTGA
- a CDS encoding phytanoyl-CoA dioxygenase family protein, producing MASPSQSLSQERLSAEEVEKFEQDGYLIFRNLCPESLRQEMLAATQEGLAQVVEPVEYEADVEYPGSPASRQVIGGETVRRLKQAHSRGMSFTDLVNHPAIVNRLTPLLGDDYVMPLAHHNCIMTKQPQFSSDTLWHQDIRFWSFERKELISVWVALGEENRENGCLKVIPGTHRMEFGPERLDERIFLRPDLPENQALIETGVLAELHPGDVLFFHCRTFHAATRNFTDQPKFSAVFTFRPADNPPVPGSRSAALPELIIHTPR from the coding sequence ATGGCATCACCATCACAGTCCCTGTCTCAGGAGCGGCTGTCTGCGGAAGAAGTTGAGAAATTCGAGCAGGACGGCTATCTGATTTTTCGGAATCTCTGTCCCGAATCGCTGCGGCAGGAGATGCTGGCGGCGACGCAAGAGGGACTGGCGCAGGTTGTGGAGCCGGTCGAGTATGAGGCGGATGTCGAGTATCCCGGTTCACCCGCTTCGCGGCAGGTGATTGGCGGGGAGACCGTGCGGCGGCTGAAACAGGCTCACAGCCGGGGGATGAGTTTTACCGATCTGGTGAACCACCCGGCGATTGTCAATCGTCTGACTCCGCTGCTGGGGGACGACTACGTCATGCCGCTGGCGCACCATAACTGCATCATGACCAAGCAGCCGCAGTTCAGCAGCGATACGTTGTGGCACCAGGATATCCGTTTCTGGTCGTTCGAGCGGAAAGAGCTGATCAGTGTCTGGGTGGCACTGGGGGAAGAGAACCGGGAGAACGGCTGTCTGAAGGTGATTCCCGGAACACACCGGATGGAATTCGGTCCCGAGCGTCTGGACGAGCGGATCTTTCTGCGTCCGGACCTGCCGGAGAATCAGGCTCTGATTGAGACCGGTGTGCTGGCAGAACTGCATCCCGGGGATGTGCTGTTTTTTCACTGCCGAACTTTTCATGCGGCGACGCGGAACTTTACCGATCAGCCCAAGTTCTCGGCCGTGTTTACGTTCCGGCCGGCTGATAATCCGCCGGTGCCTGGTTCGCGGTCAGCGGCGCTGCCGGAGTTGATTATTCATACGCCACGCTGA
- a CDS encoding NUDIX hydrolase, which translates to MTDITLDLNNYRVNLRVAAIVRREEEVLLCRPVDRQWWYLPGGRIKTNEDSLTAMHRELTEEIGPGFEVLRPVIAAENFFELEGRNFHELSTYYEVAWHGEELAGTEENELEVFEWCPLSELSGLTLKPDFVIPRILEPRTELELIVHRDNG; encoded by the coding sequence ATGACCGATATTACACTGGATTTGAATAACTACCGCGTGAATCTGCGGGTGGCGGCGATTGTGCGTCGGGAAGAAGAGGTGCTGTTGTGTCGGCCCGTGGATCGGCAGTGGTGGTATCTGCCGGGGGGACGGATCAAGACGAATGAAGATTCGCTGACCGCCATGCATCGGGAGCTGACCGAAGAGATTGGTCCGGGGTTTGAAGTACTGCGTCCGGTGATTGCGGCGGAGAACTTCTTCGAACTGGAAGGACGGAACTTTCACGAACTGAGCACCTATTACGAAGTCGCCTGGCACGGCGAGGAACTGGCGGGGACGGAGGAGAACGAACTCGAAGTCTTCGAATGGTGTCCCCTGTCAGAGCTGTCCGGTCTGACGCTCAAACCGGATTTTGTGATCCCGCGAATTCTGGAGCCCCGCACCGAACTGGAGTTGATTGTGCACAGGGACAACGGGTGA
- a CDS encoding DUF2314 domain-containing protein: MGLEDNIAMSKGDDPEMLAASQQARKTFKYFWRELSWERRRILPALDFAAVKVGFTDEGMSPDDPELEHMWVSDVECNGRELMGTLNNDPEWVTSVKAGDPICEPLSALSDWIFSIRGRAYGGFTVNLIRSRLPASQRRAHDKAWGMEFSEPDEIEVVYVPTEPVGFLGRLLGKKPVIDPEERKLNMLEHPMCINMGDSLREALQQSKEMVYETDDEGWTMLHRESLAGNGVVVKILLEEGADPTLKTPEGDTPFTLAKRFGWRHVMKLLEK; encoded by the coding sequence ATGGGGCTTGAAGACAACATTGCAATGAGCAAAGGGGATGATCCGGAGATGCTGGCTGCGAGTCAGCAGGCGCGGAAGACATTCAAGTATTTCTGGCGGGAGCTTTCGTGGGAACGGCGGCGGATTTTACCCGCGCTGGATTTCGCGGCAGTGAAAGTGGGTTTCACCGATGAGGGGATGTCCCCCGACGATCCTGAGCTGGAACACATGTGGGTGAGTGATGTGGAGTGTAATGGTCGCGAGCTCATGGGCACACTGAATAATGACCCCGAGTGGGTGACCAGTGTCAAAGCCGGAGATCCGATCTGCGAGCCGCTGTCAGCACTTTCGGACTGGATCTTTTCCATCCGGGGGCGGGCTTATGGCGGGTTTACCGTCAACCTGATCCGTTCGCGGCTGCCTGCCAGTCAGCGACGGGCACACGACAAAGCATGGGGCATGGAGTTCAGCGAGCCCGATGAGATCGAGGTGGTGTATGTGCCTACTGAGCCGGTCGGTTTTCTGGGGCGACTGCTGGGCAAGAAGCCGGTGATCGACCCGGAAGAGCGGAAGCTGAATATGCTGGAACATCCGATGTGTATCAACATGGGAGATTCTCTGCGGGAAGCCTTGCAGCAATCCAAAGAGATGGTGTATGAAACCGATGACGAGGGCTGGACGATGCTGCACCGCGAATCGCTGGCAGGCAATGGTGTGGTCGTCAAAATTCTGCTGGAAGAAGGTGCCGACCCGACGTTAAAAACCCCCGAAGGCGATACACCATTCACGCTGGCCAAACGCTTTGGCTGGCGACATGTGATGAAACTGCTGGAGAAGTGA